One region of uncultured Methanolobus sp. genomic DNA includes:
- the glmM gene encoding phosphoglucosamine mutase: MAFFGTNGVRGIANEYITPQLAIDVARSLGTYMGSKGVVAIGRDTRASGEMLKAAAIAGALSAGLTVIDVGICPTPSVQYYVKEYADAGIVVTASHNPREYNGIKLIAADGSEMSREGEREIEKIYYSKEFSAASWEKTGDLRHDSNANEFYISGIINSVDHELIREKRFRVVVDTGCGAGSVTLPFLLRKLGCEVITLNGQVDGTFPWRNPEPTPDVLTELADIVKKSGANMGVAQDGDADRAVFFDENGNFIEEEIQLSMMAKYVLARNKGPIVTPVSSSSRMLDVAKEAGVELTWTAVGSINVARKMMEIDAVFGGEGNGGLIFPEHQYCRDGAMACAKFLEIIANGQKLSELAASVPEYFNSKTKIRIDDSSATMEKVKKEVLAGDNEVDTTDGVKVWYDDGWVLIRPSGTEPIIRIFAESKTKERAGALMNEGVELVNKAK; the protein is encoded by the coding sequence ATGGCATTTTTCGGAACTAATGGCGTTAGGGGAATAGCGAACGAATACATAACTCCACAACTGGCAATCGATGTTGCAAGGAGTCTTGGGACCTACATGGGTTCTAAAGGTGTTGTTGCTATTGGAAGAGACACAAGAGCATCAGGTGAGATGTTAAAAGCCGCTGCAATTGCCGGAGCACTTTCAGCAGGACTTACAGTCATTGACGTAGGAATCTGCCCGACACCTTCTGTCCAGTATTATGTGAAAGAGTATGCAGATGCAGGAATTGTTGTAACTGCATCTCACAACCCAAGAGAGTACAACGGTATAAAACTTATTGCCGCCGATGGCAGTGAAATGTCACGCGAAGGAGAGCGTGAGATCGAGAAGATATATTATTCAAAGGAGTTTAGTGCTGCTTCATGGGAAAAGACAGGAGACCTTCGCCACGACAGCAATGCAAATGAATTCTACATAAGTGGAATTATCAATTCAGTTGACCATGAACTTATCCGTGAGAAAAGGTTCAGGGTTGTAGTGGATACCGGATGTGGGGCCGGTTCTGTTACATTGCCATTCCTCCTCCGGAAATTGGGGTGTGAGGTCATCACTCTGAATGGTCAGGTAGATGGTACTTTCCCATGGAGAAACCCGGAGCCAACTCCTGATGTGCTTACAGAGCTTGCAGATATCGTAAAGAAAAGCGGTGCAAATATGGGAGTTGCACAGGATGGAGATGCAGACCGTGCAGTATTCTTTGACGAGAACGGAAATTTCATCGAAGAAGAAATTCAGCTTTCAATGATGGCAAAGTACGTGCTCGCAAGAAATAAAGGACCAATAGTCACACCTGTTAGTTCCTCATCCCGTATGCTGGATGTTGCAAAGGAAGCTGGTGTTGAACTTACATGGACAGCAGTAGGTTCAATCAACGTAGCACGTAAGATGATGGAGATTGATGCAGTATTTGGTGGCGAAGGAAACGGCGGACTCATATTCCCTGAACACCAGTACTGTCGTGATGGCGCCATGGCCTGTGCAAAATTCCTGGAGATTATTGCAAACGGACAGAAACTCTCAGAACTTGCAGCCAGTGTCCCTGAATACTTCAACTCAAAGACAAAGATAAGAATCGATGACTCCTCTGCAACTATGGAAAAAGTCAAAAAGGAAGTTCTTGCCGGAGACAATGAAGTTGATACTACAGATGGAGTTAAGGTCTGGTATGATGACGGATGGGTGCTTATAAGACCATCAGGAACCGAGCCAATTATCAGGATATTTGCAGAATCAAAGACAAAGGAAAGAGCAGGTGCCCTTATGAATGAGGGTGTTGAGCTGGTCAATAAGGCAAAATAA
- the larE gene encoding ATP-dependent sacrificial sulfur transferase LarE, producing MIESRIELLKKDILSYESALVAFSGGVDSATLAFLAHEVLGDKAVAATINLRSFPERELKAAKKIARKIGIKHKVVQLDELSFPQIAENSPNRCYYCKKEILAAMDNVRKKLGLNIILEGSNSSDLASYRPGRKAIEEAGGTVYSPFMAQNISKNEVRQIADELCLSVADKMSSPCLASRFPYGDALTEEGIKRVESAESFLLDNGLRGFRVRDHKGIARIEVSSDDMLELIYMKDGVIRHFKELGFSYVTMDLEGFRSGSMDEVLWVQREL from the coding sequence ATGATAGAATCCAGGATAGAATTGCTCAAAAAGGACATACTTTCTTATGAAAGTGCACTTGTGGCTTTTTCAGGAGGTGTGGACAGTGCAACTCTTGCTTTTCTGGCACATGAGGTGCTTGGAGACAAGGCAGTTGCTGCAACTATAAATCTTCGTTCATTCCCTGAAAGGGAACTCAAAGCGGCAAAGAAAATTGCCAGGAAAATTGGCATCAAACACAAAGTTGTGCAGCTTGATGAACTTTCCTTTCCACAGATAGCAGAAAATAGTCCTAATAGGTGCTATTACTGTAAAAAAGAGATTCTGGCAGCTATGGATAATGTCCGTAAAAAGCTTGGATTAAACATTATACTTGAAGGTAGTAATTCTTCTGATCTTGCATCCTATCGTCCCGGAAGAAAAGCGATAGAAGAAGCTGGTGGCACTGTGTATTCTCCTTTTATGGCGCAGAATATCAGCAAGAATGAGGTACGCCAGATAGCAGACGAACTTTGTCTTTCAGTTGCAGATAAAATGTCATCTCCATGTCTTGCTTCAAGATTCCCTTATGGTGATGCTCTTACAGAGGAAGGTATAAAGAGAGTTGAGTCTGCTGAATCTTTTCTTTTGGATAATGGATTACGGGGATTCAGGGTACGTGACCATAAAGGGATTGCACGTATAGAAGTGAGTTCAGATGACATGCTCGAACTTATATACATGAAAGATGGAGTAATTCGTCATTTCAAAGAACTCGGTTTTAGTTACGTAACCATGGATCTTGAAGGTTTCAGAAGTGGGAGCATGGATGAGGTTTTGTGGGTACAACGTGAGCTGTGA
- a CDS encoding DUF531 domain-containing protein: MLTLGIVNTYDKIKVLDAHYRAIARAAPICYAYGFSLALYDFPFKMDADELVEFVADKTTIGESGKYLKLLHEKKHLFVFDLPKKGFQPQFGSVVVTTSKPEDKFAITPETFADEVMNNKSFLVLVGLGRKGLPKDLFSLARYHLDITSQGVSLETCTAIGCIPSYVMGIVRTKLSVK, encoded by the coding sequence TTGCTGACATTAGGTATAGTAAACACATATGATAAGATCAAAGTGCTGGATGCTCATTACAGGGCAATTGCAAGAGCTGCACCTATATGTTATGCATACGGATTTTCTCTCGCTCTTTATGATTTTCCTTTTAAGATGGATGCAGATGAACTTGTGGAGTTTGTTGCAGACAAAACAACAATCGGTGAATCCGGAAAATACCTGAAGTTATTGCATGAGAAAAAGCATCTTTTTGTTTTTGATCTTCCAAAAAAGGGTTTTCAGCCCCAATTTGGTTCAGTGGTTGTTACAACCTCAAAACCTGAAGATAAGTTTGCCATTACTCCAGAAACCTTTGCAGATGAGGTTATGAATAACAAGTCATTCCTTGTGCTTGTCGGGCTTGGTAGAAAAGGACTTCCAAAGGACCTTTTCAGCCTGGCGAGGTATCATCTTGACATTACATCCCAGGGTGTTTCACTTGAAACCTGCACGGCAATAGGCTGCATACCATCTTATGTAATGGGGATTGTTCGCACAAAGCTTTCAGTGAAGTAG
- a CDS encoding DUF166 family protein gives MRLSIFYSGEFGKKVVGNLINSGSFCVSCGDLCDHCREPRMSFAPLIVGLFELITDLPDFVEDTDEYIPSNLPVADLVIAIDLHPDLMMSVPDIALSSNAKAVIIPVDDSRLVPAGLTEQIRTKLESEGIEFECPKPFCSLELSGNPTIDEFVQMGFGRPLLKIEVDNTNGIFTHVEVIRDAPCGATWFVAKKLKWSDVKDYKETISGAHHSYPCTASMEKDAQDRRYYSA, from the coding sequence ATGCGTCTGAGCATTTTTTATTCAGGGGAGTTCGGAAAGAAGGTTGTAGGCAACCTGATCAACTCTGGTAGTTTTTGTGTATCGTGTGGTGATCTATGTGACCATTGCCGTGAACCAAGAATGAGTTTTGCACCTCTTATCGTCGGTCTTTTTGAACTAATAACTGACCTCCCTGATTTTGTAGAGGATACGGATGAATATATTCCTTCCAACCTGCCGGTTGCAGATCTGGTGATTGCAATCGATCTCCATCCAGACCTTATGATGTCAGTACCTGACATTGCCCTTTCAAGCAACGCAAAGGCTGTTATCATTCCCGTTGATGACTCTCGTCTGGTTCCTGCAGGCCTTACCGAACAGATAAGAACAAAACTGGAATCAGAAGGGATTGAGTTTGAATGTCCAAAACCTTTCTGTTCACTGGAACTGTCTGGAAACCCCACAATTGATGAGTTCGTCCAGATGGGATTTGGTCGACCTCTGCTTAAAATTGAAGTGGACAATACCAATGGCATTTTCACACACGTTGAAGTTATCAGGGATGCTCCCTGCGGTGCAACATGGTTTGTTGCCAAAAAACTGAAGTGGTCGGATGTGAAGGATTACAAGGAAACCATTTCAGGAGCTCATCATTCCTATCCATGTACTGCAAGTATGGAAAAGGATGCGCAAGATCGGCGATACTATTCTGCATGA
- a CDS encoding PEF-CTERM sorting domain-containing protein encodes MKKILTTILVLAIIMPLASAMAVPSGTPNCDIDTGNAESEIGQVGTYTSAYKLEDWNSVDNWTPVLGNYPEGTQVYTRSFTEDGNTITIKAYYNTEEKEFYYFDWTSTCPLGVVLVKAGSPTSACYNVYTYDDETSGFYLEAVDYKGISHTTFGWDRCQNNVPEFPTIALPIAAIIGLAFIMQRRKE; translated from the coding sequence ATGAAAAAAATATTGACAACAATACTCGTATTGGCAATCATAATGCCTCTGGCAAGTGCAATGGCAGTTCCTTCTGGAACTCCAAATTGTGATATAGACACAGGAAACGCAGAAAGCGAAATTGGTCAAGTAGGAACATATACATCTGCTTACAAACTTGAAGACTGGAACTCTGTAGATAACTGGACACCAGTACTGGGTAATTACCCTGAAGGTACACAAGTATATACCCGTTCATTTACAGAAGATGGAAACACCATAACCATTAAAGCATACTATAACACAGAAGAGAAAGAGTTCTATTATTTTGACTGGACATCTACATGCCCACTTGGAGTCGTACTTGTGAAAGCAGGATCACCGACATCAGCGTGCTATAATGTGTATACCTATGATGACGAAACCAGTGGTTTTTATTTAGAAGCTGTTGATTATAAAGGAATTAGCCATACTACATTCGGATGGGACAGGTGTCAGAACAATGTTCCTGAATTCCCAACAATTGCTCTGCCAATAGCAGCAATTATCGGACTTGCATTCATAATGCAGCGCAGGAAGGAGTAA
- a CDS encoding DUF362 domain-containing protein, with protein MDYKVSVVKCDDYSHSKECIIEALSLIGGLSSIISKGDRVLLKPNVLAARKPEEAVTTHPSMVAAMCELVKDVGGIPVIGDGAGITRPGATAHAFRVSGIEDVAISQGAQLLNFQTEGYVEVEIPDAMHFSTLYISKAITDADVIISLPKMKTHELTYYTGAVKNMFGALPLKTRKEIHLLGDRKLFGEAVIDLYSIARPHLAIMDAVVGMEGNGPAHGSPIKTGAIMASYDCVSLDVIASGIMGVDPMQVPTTVAALERGFGNRNPDVVGIDPQTVTQKYKPSSGGILFSIPPFVMRFFGKQFEMKPKINTSKCVLCGACAMNCSVKAIDEVGDHLKINKEKCIMCYCCRELCPANAVNIDMSLLAKIITTVKR; from the coding sequence ATGGACTACAAAGTTTCCGTCGTAAAATGCGACGATTATTCTCATTCGAAAGAATGTATCATTGAAGCACTTTCTCTAATTGGTGGCCTGAGTTCTATAATCTCTAAAGGTGATCGTGTCCTTCTGAAACCAAACGTCCTTGCTGCACGCAAACCAGAAGAAGCCGTAACAACTCATCCATCCATGGTTGCCGCAATGTGTGAATTGGTAAAGGACGTCGGAGGTATCCCTGTTATCGGTGATGGTGCCGGGATAACAAGGCCAGGTGCAACAGCCCACGCATTCAGAGTGTCAGGTATTGAGGATGTGGCAATATCTCAGGGTGCTCAACTTCTGAATTTCCAGACAGAAGGCTATGTTGAAGTAGAGATTCCTGATGCAATGCATTTTTCCACTCTCTATATATCTAAAGCAATCACTGATGCTGATGTGATTATCTCTCTTCCGAAGATGAAAACCCATGAACTGACATATTACACAGGTGCTGTAAAGAATATGTTCGGTGCATTGCCACTTAAAACCAGAAAGGAAATTCATCTTCTGGGTGACAGGAAACTTTTTGGTGAAGCTGTCATTGATTTATATTCAATTGCAAGACCTCACCTTGCTATAATGGATGCAGTTGTGGGTATGGAAGGTAATGGTCCTGCTCATGGATCTCCTATTAAAACCGGTGCAATAATGGCATCTTATGATTGCGTGTCGCTGGATGTGATTGCTTCAGGAATAATGGGTGTTGATCCTATGCAGGTTCCGACAACGGTTGCAGCACTTGAACGTGGGTTTGGAAACAGGAATCCTGATGTGGTGGGTATTGACCCGCAAACCGTTACACAGAAGTACAAACCTTCCAGTGGTGGTATTCTTTTCAGTATTCCGCCTTTTGTAATGCGGTTCTTTGGTAAGCAGTTTGAAATGAAACCAAAGATCAATACTTCAAAATGTGTGCTTTGCGGTGCATGCGCAATGAATTGCTCTGTGAAGGCGATTGATGAAGTAGGGGACCATTTGAAAATTAATAAGGAAAAATGCATAATGTGTTATTGCTGCCGTGAACTCTGTCCTGCAAATGCAGTTAATATTGACATGTCGCTATTGGCAAAGATAATCACTACAGTCAAAAGGTAA
- a CDS encoding phenylalanine--tRNA ligase subunit alpha, with protein MINKKDMATAFKWNPDKLTSNEKNVLIALENLKDASPDELADKSEMKTETSMQAAFLLEEKGLARIEETVTEIFELTDEGKKYAQEGLPERKIIDSMSGPTSMDELKDKFNPAVAGIATGWLRRKGWAGIEKGMIVPTGNAQKGEDEMALEAFAGETKTFEELGADKNVINDLMKRKLVVKTEDKKRKICITSEGQELVAAGITLEEEVAQLTSELLKSGKWKEKKFRPYNIHTAPRPIYGAKIHPYQRLIDEMRRIFLDMGFTEIKGEAVQSSFWNFDSLFQPQDHPAREMQDTFHLSSRSELPAEYKDKVCAVHENGGDTNSTGWGGKWSEEIACKNVLRTHTTALTIKYLADNPEAPVKAFSIDRAYRRETIDPTHTPEFEQLEGVVMDKDMSFSNLLGCLSEFYHRMGFEDVRFRPGYFPYTEPSVEPEVYVDGLGWVELGGAGVFRKEVTAPLGIKYPVLAWGLGVSRLAMLKLGLKDLRQLYHSDIDWLRKSKVCQL; from the coding sequence ATGATTAATAAAAAGGATATGGCTACAGCTTTTAAGTGGAATCCTGACAAACTTACATCCAATGAGAAAAATGTATTGATCGCATTGGAGAATCTAAAAGATGCAAGTCCGGATGAGCTTGCAGATAAGTCTGAAATGAAAACGGAAACTTCAATGCAGGCTGCTTTTTTACTTGAAGAGAAAGGACTCGCCCGGATAGAAGAAACAGTAACAGAGATCTTTGAGCTTACTGACGAAGGAAAGAAGTATGCTCAGGAAGGACTACCTGAAAGAAAGATAATTGATTCCATGTCAGGTCCAACCTCAATGGATGAACTCAAAGACAAATTCAATCCTGCTGTTGCCGGTATTGCCACCGGATGGCTCCGCCGCAAGGGATGGGCAGGAATTGAAAAAGGAATGATAGTTCCAACCGGCAACGCTCAAAAAGGAGAGGATGAAATGGCCCTGGAAGCATTTGCAGGTGAAACAAAGACATTTGAGGAACTTGGAGCAGACAAGAATGTCATCAACGACCTGATGAAACGCAAGCTTGTTGTGAAAACAGAAGACAAGAAACGAAAAATCTGCATCACATCTGAAGGTCAGGAACTTGTTGCAGCAGGCATTACTCTTGAAGAAGAAGTTGCACAACTCACATCCGAGCTCCTGAAAAGTGGAAAATGGAAGGAGAAGAAGTTCAGACCATATAATATTCACACAGCTCCAAGACCAATATACGGAGCAAAGATTCACCCATACCAGCGCCTCATTGATGAAATGAGACGCATCTTCCTTGACATGGGATTCACCGAGATTAAGGGAGAAGCAGTTCAGAGCTCATTCTGGAACTTCGATTCACTGTTCCAGCCACAGGACCACCCTGCAAGAGAAATGCAGGACACATTCCACCTTTCCAGCAGATCAGAACTTCCTGCTGAATATAAAGACAAAGTATGTGCAGTCCATGAGAACGGAGGAGATACGAATTCCACCGGTTGGGGTGGAAAATGGAGTGAAGAGATTGCATGTAAGAATGTGCTCAGAACCCACACAACTGCACTGACAATCAAATATCTTGCAGACAACCCGGAAGCGCCTGTAAAAGCTTTCTCAATTGACAGGGCATACCGTAGAGAGACAATCGACCCTACTCACACACCAGAATTCGAGCAGCTTGAAGGTGTTGTAATGGACAAGGACATGTCATTCTCAAACCTTCTGGGATGCCTCTCAGAGTTCTATCACAGAATGGGATTTGAGGACGTAAGGTTCAGACCAGGATACTTCCCATACACAGAACCAAGCGTTGAGCCAGAAGTATATGTTGACGGACTTGGCTGGGTCGAGCTTGGCGGAGCAGGCGTATTCAGAAAAGAAGTCACAGCCCCTCTTGGAATCAAATATCCTGTGCTTGCATGGGGACTTGGAGTCAGCAGGCTTGCAATGCTGAAACTTGGACTCAAGGACCTGCGCCAGTTGTATCACTCAGACATCGACTGGCTGCGCAAGAGTAAAGTATGCCAGCTTTAA
- a CDS encoding tryptophan--tRNA ligase, which produces MNMKIDPWSALNIDDYSKLFDEFGIQPFDDMVREIENPHKFMSRKIIFGHRNYDRITDAMSNNKPFSVMSGFMPSGKIHLGHKMVMEEIIWHQQQGADAFVGIADRESHAVRGMSWDKCSDIGINEYIISLIALGFEPNGHIYFQSRSEQVKDLAFELSSKANYSELSAIYGFTGETNVAHMLSAVTQSADILHPQLEEYGGPKPTVIPVGSDQDPHIRLTRGLGHKMNMFKIEGREDKKGNKYFSIRSKAAPEEALKELSQRIPGKTKLFEGHVDVFSADNFESLVKVVQDVELEFGGYAFVPPSSTYHRFMSGLQGGKMSSSVPESYISLTEEPKGAAKKVKRAKTGGRITLEEQKKLGGEPEKCSVYEMFLFHLVDDDEELAQIYTECREGTRMCGHCKALAAERTEKFLKEHQELREVAKDRLGEYGL; this is translated from the coding sequence ATGAACATGAAGATCGACCCCTGGAGCGCATTGAACATTGATGATTATTCCAAATTATTTGATGAATTTGGCATTCAGCCATTTGATGACATGGTCCGGGAAATAGAGAATCCTCACAAGTTCATGAGCCGTAAGATAATCTTTGGTCACAGGAACTATGACCGCATCACTGATGCAATGAGCAACAACAAACCGTTCTCAGTTATGAGCGGATTCATGCCTTCCGGGAAGATCCACCTTGGACACAAGATGGTAATGGAAGAGATAATCTGGCACCAGCAGCAGGGTGCTGATGCATTTGTTGGAATTGCAGACCGTGAAAGCCATGCTGTCAGAGGCATGTCATGGGATAAATGCAGTGACATTGGTATCAATGAATATATTATCAGCCTGATTGCTCTTGGATTTGAACCAAATGGACATATTTACTTTCAGTCCAGGTCAGAGCAGGTTAAAGACCTTGCATTCGAACTAAGTTCAAAGGCAAACTACTCAGAACTCAGTGCCATCTATGGATTCACAGGCGAAACAAATGTTGCACATATGCTGAGTGCTGTGACGCAGAGTGCAGATATACTTCATCCACAGCTTGAGGAATATGGTGGACCAAAACCAACTGTAATTCCTGTTGGTTCCGATCAGGACCCACATATCAGGCTGACAAGAGGACTTGGACATAAGATGAATATGTTCAAGATAGAAGGCAGAGAAGACAAAAAAGGGAATAAATATTTCAGTATCCGCAGTAAAGCTGCACCTGAAGAAGCACTTAAAGAGCTAAGCCAGCGTATTCCTGGTAAAACAAAACTCTTTGAAGGTCACGTGGATGTTTTCAGTGCTGACAACTTTGAAAGTCTCGTGAAGGTTGTACAGGATGTTGAACTGGAATTCGGAGGTTATGCTTTTGTTCCACCTTCATCCACATATCACAGGTTCATGTCAGGACTTCAGGGCGGAAAGATGTCAAGCAGTGTTCCTGAAAGTTATATTTCACTTACAGAAGAACCAAAAGGTGCTGCAAAGAAGGTTAAAAGGGCAAAGACCGGTGGCAGAATAACCCTTGAAGAACAGAAAAAACTTGGCGGTGAACCTGAGAAGTGTTCTGTTTATGAAATGTTCCTGTTCCATCTTGTAGATGATGACGAAGAACTTGCACAGATATACACTGAATGTCGCGAGGGAACCAGGATGTGTGGACACTGCAAGGCCCTTGCAGCAGAAAGAACAGAAAAGTTCCTGAAAGAACATCAGGAACTGCGTGAAGTCGCAAAGGACAGACTTGGCGAATACGGATTATAA
- a CDS encoding radical SAM protein, with product MKADHKKSDNKDIALVSIPGLSIKMDKKADFVQLKAHGTLKKASAPFLKKINQRLKEEKPAFVDEDKVIASTWLPPIPSKPFNRLLVAETQIALGRYIPETVSFEITRNCKCNCEHCVVSGGEGDLDIETIKQAIDDVLDMGAIVIVFTEGDPMLREEIYELIDYVDKERAIVNMYTPGTEMTPESAHKLKEAGLHNLLVSIYSTEAEKHDAVRRLDGAFDIATNAIKTGLEAGLLVTMATHVSPKNIDELPAMYELARELGVHEFSLWESVPKKKDDPVISDGDRQNVLEMYHRINSTKGGPRIFANTYFEGEMLGCMAGQRWMHVCVDGLVKGCPYIPFHYGNIQDSSIKDIWTKMRKDKAFRGQRSTCLMQEKEYLQLVDNIPEEASKPYDIDKVQA from the coding sequence ATGAAAGCCGATCACAAAAAATCAGATAACAAAGACATTGCATTGGTTTCAATACCCGGACTTTCAATTAAGATGGATAAAAAAGCTGATTTTGTCCAGCTTAAAGCGCACGGCACTTTGAAAAAGGCCAGCGCACCTTTTTTAAAAAAAATAAACCAGCGTCTGAAAGAAGAAAAACCTGCTTTTGTTGACGAAGATAAAGTAATAGCTTCTACATGGCTGCCACCAATTCCAAGCAAACCCTTTAACCGCCTGCTAGTAGCTGAGACCCAGATCGCACTTGGAAGATATATACCTGAAACTGTTTCCTTTGAGATTACACGCAACTGCAAATGTAATTGTGAGCACTGCGTAGTCAGTGGAGGAGAAGGCGACCTTGATATTGAAACTATCAAACAGGCCATAGATGATGTGCTTGACATGGGTGCAATAGTAATTGTTTTCACTGAAGGCGACCCGATGCTTCGTGAAGAGATATACGAACTTATCGATTATGTTGATAAAGAGCGTGCAATTGTCAATATGTACACCCCGGGAACCGAGATGACACCTGAGAGTGCACACAAACTCAAAGAAGCAGGACTACATAACCTGCTGGTCAGTATTTATTCTACTGAAGCTGAAAAGCATGATGCTGTAAGAAGGCTCGATGGTGCTTTCGATATCGCAACCAATGCCATAAAAACAGGACTTGAAGCAGGATTACTTGTCACAATGGCAACCCACGTTTCCCCGAAGAACATTGATGAACTGCCTGCAATGTACGAACTTGCAAGAGAACTTGGAGTGCATGAATTCTCCCTGTGGGAATCTGTCCCGAAAAAGAAGGATGATCCTGTGATCTCAGATGGTGACAGACAGAATGTGCTTGAAATGTACCACCGTATAAACTCCACCAAAGGCGGACCACGTATCTTTGCAAATACTTATTTTGAGGGAGAAATGCTCGGATGCATGGCAGGCCAGAGATGGATGCATGTATGCGTTGATGGTCTTGTAAAAGGATGCCCCTATATCCCATTCCACTACGGAAACATACAGGACAGTTCAATAAAGGACATCTGGACTAAGATGCGCAAGGACAAAGCTTTCAGAGGACAGAGAAGTACATGCCTGATGCAGGAAAAGGAGTATCTGCAGCTTGTGGATAATATTCCTGAGGAAGCATCAAAACCTTATGATATTGACAAGGTCCAAGCTTGA
- a CDS encoding ATPase domain-containing protein: protein MARVPTGIPGFDELIESGFIENDVVLLTGGPGAGKSTFGSQYLYAGITQYNEPGVYVTFEETPARIMRNMWRYGWDMERLIKENKLRIIRADPIAYGRYIKKTLEPDKHDHDSATLETVLKQIYASVKEINAKRLFIDSLTSLKISPDPVDVRHIILEFIKNIESFDCTTLITSEANPDPGHFSVEEYLAEGVICLKVNRIAGERIRSLEILKMRGVKHDEVLRPYVITDNGIFVYSSDSVIGKEADVFSLQRSSILGE, encoded by the coding sequence ATGGCACGAGTACCTACAGGAATACCAGGATTTGATGAACTCATAGAAAGTGGGTTCATTGAAAACGATGTTGTCCTCCTGACCGGAGGACCTGGTGCAGGAAAATCCACTTTCGGATCGCAGTACCTGTACGCAGGGATTACACAGTATAACGAGCCGGGAGTATACGTTACTTTTGAAGAAACACCTGCCCGCATTATGAGGAACATGTGGCGATACGGATGGGACATGGAACGTCTCATCAAAGAGAACAAGCTCCGTATTATCAGGGCAGATCCAATAGCTTACGGACGCTACATCAAGAAAACACTGGAACCTGATAAGCACGACCATGATAGTGCCACACTTGAAACTGTCCTTAAACAGATATATGCAAGTGTTAAGGAAATTAATGCTAAACGGCTTTTCATTGATTCACTGACCTCTCTAAAAATATCACCGGATCCGGTAGATGTCAGGCACATTATTCTTGAATTCATCAAGAATATCGAAAGCTTTGACTGTACTACACTGATTACCAGTGAAGCAAATCCGGACCCTGGCCACTTTAGTGTGGAAGAGTACCTTGCCGAAGGAGTTATCTGTCTTAAAGTCAACAGGATTGCCGGAGAAAGGATCAGATCCCTTGAGATATTAAAAATGCGAGGTGTAAAGCATGATGAAGTGCTTCGCCCATATGTGATTACCGATAATGGTATTTTTGTCTATTCATCCGACTCTGTTATAGGCAAGGAAGCTGATGTGTTCTCCTTACAACGATCTTCGATTTTAGGGGAATAG
- a CDS encoding translation initiation factor IF-2 subunit beta codes for MEDYEALLDRAISNLPDMETTDARFVIPEPRILVEGKTTILDNFNNIADVLNREPDHLMKYLTREMGTAGKIDGLRAVFQGRFSKEQIKSNIEAYVEEFVMCSECGRPDTQLTKMDRIMVLRCAACGAHRPVKKRRASAPVKQDAIEEGKEYDVRIDAVGSKGDGIAKVDKYTIFVPGAAKGETLKIRIKRISGTLAFSEKV; via the coding sequence ATGGAAGATTACGAAGCGCTTCTGGATCGTGCAATATCAAACTTACCTGACATGGAGACTACGGATGCCCGTTTCGTGATCCCTGAGCCAAGAATCCTGGTGGAAGGTAAGACCACTATTCTGGACAATTTCAACAACATTGCAGATGTCCTTAACAGGGAGCCTGATCATTTAATGAAGTACTTGACCCGTGAAATGGGTACTGCAGGTAAGATTGACGGGCTCAGAGCTGTATTTCAGGGAAGGTTCTCAAAGGAACAGATCAAATCGAACATCGAAGCATATGTTGAAGAATTTGTCATGTGTTCCGAATGTGGAAGACCTGATACCCAGCTTACCAAGATGGACCGCATAATGGTGCTTAGATGTGCCGCATGTGGTGCACACAGACCGGTGAAGAAAAGAAGAGCCAGTGCACCTGTCAAACAGGATGCAATTGAAGAAGGCAAAGAATACGATGTCAGAATCGATGCGGTTGGTTCAAAAGGTGACGGAATCGCAAAGGTCGACAAATATACAATCTTTGTTCCCGGTGCTGCAAAGGGTGAAACTCTTAAGATCAGAATCAAGAGAATCAGTGGAACCCTTGCATTTTCTGAAAAAGTATGA